One sulfur-oxidizing endosymbiont of Gigantopelta aegis DNA segment encodes these proteins:
- a CDS encoding transposase has protein sequence MNDQTKKPNKSYTSEFKESAVKLANETDQPVSQTARELGVNVNTLHTWISKYSKPVKTVANRSDEHIYDEVKRLKKELAKVIQERDLLKRPQRTLQGKLCEVRMDN, from the coding sequence ATGAATGATCAAACAAAAAAACCGAATAAAAGCTATACATCAGAATTTAAAGAATCAGCTGTCAAATTAGCTAATGAGACGGATCAACCCGTTTCTCAGACTGCCAGGGAGCTAGGTGTTAATGTAAATACTCTACATACCTGGATCAGTAAATATTCCAAACCGGTGAAGACGGTAGCCAATAGAAGTGATGAACACATTTATGATGAAGTAAAACGTCTGAAAAAAGAATTGGCAAAAGTGATTCAGGAGCGTGATTTATTAAAAAGGCCACAGCGTACTTTGCAAGGGAAACTTTGTGAAGTACGCATGGATAACTGA